One segment of Comamonas thiooxydans DNA contains the following:
- the dnaQ gene encoding DNA polymerase III subunit epsilon, whose product MSRQIVLDTETTGLSAIDGDRLIELGCVELVNRKLTGNNLHLYFNAGRDSHPDALRVHGITTEFLKDKPRFEEKIDEIWEYLQGAELIIHNAPFDLGFLNNELKLARRPPLKQCVGGVLDTLVMAKEMYPGKRNSLDSLCDRLGVDNSNRTLHGALLDAELLADVYINLTRGQDALLMTEEPADAPAAGAIVAPSVDLSSFKLPVLRANEQEQQSHDDVLKQMDKSSGGKTAWRNFENVSANP is encoded by the coding sequence ATGTCGCGCCAAATTGTTCTGGATACGGAAACGACCGGCCTGTCGGCCATCGATGGCGATCGCCTGATCGAGCTGGGCTGCGTGGAACTGGTCAACCGCAAGCTCACCGGCAACAATCTGCATCTGTACTTCAATGCGGGTCGGGACAGCCACCCCGATGCCTTGCGCGTGCACGGCATCACCACGGAGTTCCTCAAGGACAAGCCGCGCTTTGAGGAGAAGATCGACGAGATCTGGGAGTATCTGCAGGGTGCAGAGCTCATCATCCACAATGCGCCGTTCGACCTGGGCTTTCTGAACAACGAGCTCAAGCTGGCCAGGCGCCCGCCACTCAAGCAGTGCGTGGGCGGAGTCCTCGACACCCTGGTCATGGCCAAGGAGATGTATCCGGGCAAGCGCAACTCGCTGGACTCGCTCTGCGATCGCCTGGGTGTCGACAATTCCAATCGCACGCTGCACGGCGCTTTGCTGGACGCGGAGTTGCTGGCGGATGTCTACATCAATCTCACGCGCGGGCAAGATGCCTTGCTCATGACCGAGGAGCCGGCAGATGCTCCGGCGGCTGGAGCGATTGTCGCTCCCTCGGTGGACCTGAGCAGCTTCAAGTTGCCAGTGTTGCGCGCCAATGAGCAGGAGCAGCAATCCCATGACGATGTGCTCAAGCAGATGGATAAATCCAGCGGTGGCAAGACTGCCTGGCGCAATTTTGAAAATGTGAGCGCCAATCCTTGA
- the fdx gene encoding ISC system 2Fe-2S type ferredoxin, producing MPIIKILPHAEYCPNGTEIEAPVGTSICEAMLDNGINIEHACDMSCACTTCHVIVKEGFNSLNEAEEEEEDLLDKAWGLQPQSRLSCQAILARENVTVEIPKYSINHAKENH from the coding sequence ATGCCCATCATCAAAATTCTTCCTCACGCCGAGTACTGCCCCAATGGCACCGAAATCGAAGCGCCTGTCGGCACCTCGATCTGCGAAGCCATGCTGGACAACGGCATCAATATCGAGCATGCCTGCGACATGAGCTGCGCCTGCACGACCTGCCATGTCATCGTCAAGGAGGGCTTCAACTCCCTGAACGAGGCGGAGGAAGAGGAAGAAGACCTGCTCGACAAGGCCTGGGGCCTGCAGCCACAGTCGCGCCTGTCCTGCCAGGCGATTCTGGCGCGCGAGAATGTGACGGTGGAGATCCCCAAGTACTCCATCAATCACGCTAAGGAAAATCACTGA
- the hscA gene encoding Fe-S protein assembly chaperone HscA, which yields MALLQISEPGQSPDPHQRRIAVGIDLGTTHSLVAAVRNGVAECLPDDQGRVLLPSVVRYMEMGRRQIGFDAKAAQAQDAANTISSAKRFMGRSLADIESPEKLPYRFKTDDSSVISVETVDGAKTAVEISAEILATLRFRAEDTFDDDLYGAVITVPAYFDDAQRQATKDAAKLAGINLLRLINEPTAAAIAYGLDNAAEGVYAVYDLGGGTFDISVLRLAHGVFEVIATGGDSALGGDDYDDALAAWVAEKTGTQLESAADKTAWRIAARNCKQALTESEVVAFTADVSSGSVSFDVKREEFIALTAHLTSKSLAAVRRALKDADLGRDEVQGVVMVGGSTRMPQIRQAVADFFGSEPLTNLNPDEVVALGAAIQANQLAGNNTAGDLLLLDVIPLSLGVETMGGLSERIITRNETIPTARAQDFTTYKDGQTALAIHVVQGERDLVADCRSLARFELRGIPPMAAGAARIRVTFTVDADGLLSVSAKEQLSGVEAHINVKPSYGISDDQIAQMLQDGFATAQEDMKARALVEARVDADRMLLATQSALDVDGDVLGAEQRDSIDALMAALRVAIASDDPAVVEGATQALAKGTESFAAERMNRSIQQALAGKSVNTI from the coding sequence ATGGCGCTTTTGCAGATTTCCGAGCCCGGTCAATCCCCCGATCCCCACCAGCGACGCATTGCTGTAGGTATCGACCTGGGCACCACGCATTCTTTGGTTGCCGCAGTGCGCAACGGTGTGGCCGAATGCCTGCCCGACGATCAGGGGCGTGTGTTGCTGCCATCGGTGGTGCGCTACATGGAAATGGGCCGCCGACAGATCGGTTTTGATGCCAAGGCCGCGCAGGCGCAGGATGCTGCCAACACTATCAGCTCGGCCAAGCGCTTCATGGGGCGAAGCCTGGCTGATATCGAATCGCCCGAGAAGCTGCCTTATCGCTTCAAGACCGATGACAGCAGTGTCATCTCCGTCGAAACCGTGGACGGAGCCAAGACGGCCGTGGAGATCAGTGCCGAAATTCTGGCGACCTTGCGTTTCCGTGCCGAAGACACGTTTGACGACGATCTCTATGGTGCAGTCATCACCGTGCCTGCGTACTTTGACGATGCTCAGCGCCAGGCCACCAAGGATGCAGCCAAGCTGGCCGGCATCAATTTGCTGCGCCTGATCAACGAGCCCACTGCGGCAGCCATTGCCTACGGCCTGGACAACGCGGCGGAGGGCGTCTACGCCGTCTACGATCTGGGTGGCGGCACCTTCGATATCTCGGTGCTGCGTCTTGCACATGGCGTGTTTGAAGTGATCGCCACTGGCGGCGACTCGGCACTGGGCGGCGACGACTACGATGACGCGCTGGCAGCCTGGGTGGCGGAAAAAACCGGCACGCAGCTGGAGTCTGCAGCAGACAAGACCGCCTGGCGTATTGCCGCGCGCAATTGCAAGCAGGCCCTGACTGAATCAGAAGTTGTAGCGTTTACCGCTGATGTTTCCTCGGGTTCAGTATCTTTTGATGTCAAGCGTGAGGAGTTCATTGCGCTGACTGCTCACTTGACCAGCAAGAGCCTTGCGGCCGTGCGCCGCGCGCTCAAGGATGCAGACCTGGGCCGCGATGAGGTGCAGGGCGTGGTCATGGTTGGCGGCTCCACCCGCATGCCTCAGATTCGCCAGGCCGTGGCCGACTTCTTCGGCAGCGAGCCGCTGACCAATCTCAACCCCGACGAAGTGGTGGCTCTGGGTGCTGCCATTCAGGCCAATCAACTGGCCGGCAACAATACCGCCGGCGACCTGCTGCTGCTGGATGTGATCCCGCTGTCGCTGGGTGTGGAAACCATGGGTGGCCTGTCCGAACGCATCATCACGCGCAACGAGACCATTCCCACGGCTCGTGCGCAGGATTTCACGACGTACAAGGACGGCCAGACTGCTCTGGCCATTCACGTGGTGCAAGGCGAGCGCGACCTGGTGGCGGACTGCCGCAGCCTGGCGCGTTTCGAGTTGCGCGGCATTCCGCCCATGGCTGCCGGTGCGGCGCGCATCCGCGTGACCTTCACGGTCGATGCGGACGGCCTGCTGTCCGTCAGCGCCAAGGAGCAGCTCAGCGGTGTCGAAGCCCATATCAACGTCAAGCCCTCCTACGGCATTTCCGACGACCAGATTGCGCAGATGCTGCAGGACGGCTTTGCCACGGCCCAGGAGGACATGAAGGCTCGCGCCCTGGTCGAGGCCCGCGTGGATGCCGATCGCATGCTGCTGGCCACGCAAAGCGCGCTGGATGTGGATGGCGATGTGCTTGGCGCCGAACAGCGCGACAGCATCGACGCCCTGATGGCCGCGCTGCGCGTGGCCATCGCCAGCGATGACCCTGCCGTCGTGGAAGGCGCGACGCAGGCCCTGGCCAAGGGAACCGAGTCGTTTGCGGCCGAACGCATGAATCGCAGCATCCAGCAGGCGCTGGCCGGCAAGAGTGTCAACACCATTTAA
- the hscB gene encoding Fe-S protein assembly co-chaperone HscB encodes MNLQSDDFELFGLPRKFAQERSQIDARWKELQREAHPDRFAAQGAAAQRVAMQWSVRINEAYQRLKDPLKRAAYLCELAGAPVRAEDNTAMPAAFLMQQMEWREALEDAASEQELDALEGEMLAAKKQMLGECGRLLDEAGDAAAAVQQVRALMFVARFAQDVDRRRDQLGQ; translated from the coding sequence ATGAATCTGCAATCTGACGACTTTGAATTGTTTGGCCTGCCGCGCAAGTTTGCGCAGGAGCGCAGCCAGATCGACGCACGCTGGAAAGAGCTGCAGCGTGAAGCACATCCAGACCGCTTTGCCGCCCAGGGTGCAGCCGCGCAGCGCGTAGCCATGCAATGGTCGGTGCGCATCAACGAGGCCTATCAGCGCCTCAAGGACCCGCTTAAGCGCGCAGCCTATCTGTGCGAGCTGGCGGGAGCGCCGGTGCGGGCCGAAGACAACACGGCCATGCCTGCGGCATTTCTGATGCAGCAGATGGAGTGGCGCGAAGCGCTGGAAGACGCTGCCAGCGAGCAGGAGCTGGATGCTCTGGAGGGCGAGATGCTCGCTGCCAAAAAGCAGATGCTTGGCGAATGCGGTCGTCTGCTGGACGAGGCAGGCGATGCCGCCGCTGCCGTGCAGCAGGTGAGAGCCCTCATGTTTGTTGCGCGATTTGCGCAAGATGTGGATCGCCGTCGCGATCAACTGGGACAATAA
- the iscA gene encoding iron-sulfur cluster assembly protein IscA, whose product MAISMTEAAARHVNRYLSRRGKGIGVRLGVKTTGCSGLAYKLEYVDEVQPDDVVFEDHGIKVLIDPKSLAYIDGTELDFVREGLNEGFKFHNPNERDRCGCGESFRI is encoded by the coding sequence ATGGCCATCTCAATGACCGAGGCGGCTGCCCGTCATGTGAACCGCTACCTTTCGCGTCGCGGCAAGGGGATTGGCGTGCGCCTCGGCGTGAAGACCACGGGCTGTTCCGGCTTGGCCTACAAGCTGGAGTATGTGGACGAGGTCCAGCCCGATGACGTGGTGTTTGAAGACCATGGCATCAAGGTGCTGATCGACCCCAAGAGCCTGGCCTATATCGATGGCACGGAATTGGATTTTGTGCGCGAAGGTCTGAACGAGGGCTTCAAGTTCCACAACCCCAACGAGCGTGATCGCTGCGGTTGTGGAGAGAGCTTCAGGATTTGA
- the iscU gene encoding Fe-S cluster assembly scaffold IscU, with amino-acid sequence MAYSEKVVDHYENPRNVGSFDKSDDSVGTGMVGAPACGDVMKLQIKVNPATGVIEDARFKTYGCGSAIASSSLVTEWVKGKTLDEAAALKNSQIAEELALPPVKVHCSILAEDAIKAAVNDYRAKRTATEA; translated from the coding sequence ATGGCTTACTCCGAAAAAGTTGTTGACCACTATGAAAACCCCCGCAACGTGGGCTCGTTCGACAAGAGCGATGACTCCGTGGGCACGGGTATGGTGGGTGCGCCCGCTTGCGGCGACGTGATGAAGCTGCAGATCAAGGTCAATCCTGCCACTGGCGTGATCGAAGATGCACGCTTCAAGACCTATGGCTGCGGCTCTGCCATCGCTTCGTCTTCGCTGGTGACCGAATGGGTCAAGGGCAAGACGCTGGATGAGGCTGCAGCCCTGAAGAACAGCCAGATCGCCGAAGAGCTGGCGCTGCCCCCGGTCAAGGTTCACTGCTCCATCCTGGCTGAAGATGCCATCAAGGCAGCTGTGAACGACTACCGCGCAAAGCGCACGGCGACGGAAGCCTAA
- a CDS encoding IscS subfamily cysteine desulfurase, which produces MDMTPHFPIYLDYGATTPVDPRVADAMIPWLREHFGNAASRSHAWGWEAEEAVEKARKQVADLIGADPREIVWTSGATESDNLAIKGAAHFYQGKGKHLITVKTEHKAVLDTMRELERQGFEVSYLDVQENGLLDIEVFKAAIRPDTILASVMAVNNEIGVVQDLNTIGALCREKGIIFHVDAAQASGKMDLDMQTMPIDLMSLASHKTYGPKGIGALYVRRKPRVRLEAQMHGGGHERGMRSGTLATHQIVGMGEAFRIAKEEMAKDMEHARALRQRLLDGLKDLEQVFVNGDMENGVPHYLNMSFNFVEGESLIMGIKGLAVSSGSACTSASLEPSYVLRALGRSDELAHSSLRMTFGRFTTEEEIDYAIKSIRENVLKLRELSPLWEMYKDGIDLSTIQWAAH; this is translated from the coding sequence ATGGACATGACCCCGCACTTTCCCATTTATCTCGACTACGGTGCAACCACTCCGGTGGATCCCCGCGTGGCGGACGCCATGATTCCCTGGCTGCGTGAACATTTTGGCAATGCCGCATCGCGCAGCCACGCCTGGGGCTGGGAAGCCGAAGAAGCCGTCGAGAAGGCCCGCAAGCAGGTGGCTGATCTGATCGGCGCCGACCCGCGCGAAATCGTCTGGACCAGCGGTGCAACCGAGTCCGACAACCTGGCCATCAAGGGTGCAGCGCATTTCTACCAAGGCAAGGGCAAGCACCTGATCACCGTGAAGACCGAGCACAAGGCTGTGCTGGACACCATGCGTGAACTGGAGCGCCAGGGCTTTGAAGTCAGCTATCTGGACGTGCAGGAAAACGGTCTGCTGGACATCGAAGTGTTCAAGGCCGCGATCCGCCCCGACACCATCCTCGCCAGCGTGATGGCCGTGAACAACGAGATCGGCGTGGTTCAGGACCTGAACACCATCGGCGCTCTGTGCCGTGAAAAGGGCATCATCTTCCACGTCGACGCCGCTCAGGCTTCGGGCAAGATGGATCTGGACATGCAGACCATGCCCATCGACCTGATGAGCCTGGCTTCGCACAAGACCTACGGTCCCAAGGGCATCGGTGCGCTGTACGTGCGCCGCAAGCCGCGCGTGCGCCTGGAAGCTCAGATGCACGGCGGCGGTCATGAACGCGGCATGCGTTCGGGCACGCTGGCAACCCACCAGATCGTGGGTATGGGCGAAGCCTTCCGCATTGCCAAGGAAGAGATGGCCAAGGATATGGAGCACGCACGTGCACTGCGCCAGCGTCTGCTCGATGGTCTGAAGGATCTGGAGCAGGTGTTCGTGAACGGCGATATGGAGAACGGCGTTCCCCATTACCTGAACATGAGCTTCAACTTCGTCGAAGGCGAGTCGCTGATCATGGGTATCAAGGGCCTGGCCGTGTCCTCGGGTTCCGCCTGCACATCCGCCAGCCTGGAGCCCAGCTATGTGCTGCGTGCCCTGGGTCGCAGCGATGAGCTGGCACACAGCTCTCTGCGCATGACCTTTGGTCGCTTCACGACGGAAGAAGAAATTGACTACGCGATCAAGTCGATCCGCGAAAACGTGCTGAAGCTGCGCGAGCTGAGCCCTCTGTGGGAGATGTACAAAGACGGCATCGACCTCAGCACTATTCAATGGGCTGCACACTAA
- the iscR gene encoding Fe-S cluster assembly transcriptional regulator IscR: MRLTTKGRFAVTAMIDLALRQNNGPVTLAAISQRQQISLSYLEQLFGKLRRHELVESTRGPGGGYTLARKATDITVADIIVSVDEPIDATQCGGKENCLGEAGRCMTHELWAALNQRMVEFLDSVTLQKLVDEQLAKGIQIEDKPVVRRAISTAPVVKPIRVNAPNSVFALGNAFAKS, translated from the coding sequence ATGCGTCTTACGACCAAAGGCCGCTTTGCGGTCACCGCGATGATCGACCTGGCACTGCGCCAGAACAATGGCCCTGTGACCCTGGCTGCCATCAGCCAGCGTCAGCAGATTTCGCTGTCCTATCTGGAACAGTTGTTTGGCAAACTGCGTCGCCACGAACTGGTGGAATCCACCCGTGGCCCCGGCGGCGGCTACACGCTGGCCCGTAAGGCAACGGACATCACCGTGGCTGACATCATCGTCTCGGTGGATGAACCTATTGATGCGACCCAGTGCGGTGGCAAGGAAAATTGTCTGGGCGAAGCCGGTCGCTGCATGACTCATGAACTGTGGGCTGCACTGAATCAGCGCATGGTGGAATTCCTGGACTCCGTCACTCTGCAAAAGCTGGTGGACGAGCAACTGGCCAAGGGCATCCAGATCGAGGACAAGCCCGTGGTGCGCCGCGCCATCTCCACGGCACCCGTGGTCAAGCCCATCCGTGTGAACGCACCGAACTCGGTGTTCGCCCTGGGTAACGCCTTCGCGAAATCCTGA
- the uvrB gene encoding excinuclease ABC subunit UvrB: MQEQNMTAEPQGRFVQYPDSPFELFQPYPPAGDQPAAIEKLVEGVNDGESFQTLLGVTGSGKTFTMANVIARLGKPAIVFAPNKTLAAQLYSEFREFFPKNAVEYFVSYYDYYQPEAYVPQRDLFIEKDSAINEHIEQMRLSCTKSIMERRDVVIVATVSAIYGIGEPESYHRMIMTLRAGDTLNQRDAIAQLIRMQYQRNDQDFSRGTFRVRGDTIDVFPAEHSELAVRIELFDDEVESLQLFDPLTGRVRQNIPRFTIYPSSHYVTPRDKVLAAVETIKEELAERLKQLVGMGKLVEAQRLEQRTRFDLEMLSEVGHCKGIENYTRHLSASQPGDPPSTLTDYLPRDSIMFLDESHQMIGQLNAMYNGDRARKTTLVEYGFRLPSALDNRPLKFEEFEQRMRQVVFVSATPAEYEKTHAGQVVEQVVRPTGLVDPEIEVRPAIHQVDDVLQEIRQRVELEERVLITTLTKRMAEQLTEYLTDNGVKVRYLHSDVDTVERVEIIRDLRLGAFDVLVGINLLREGLDIPEVSLVAILDADKEGFLRAERSLIQTIGRAARNVNGKAILYADRITESMKKAIGETERRREKQMAFNEANGIVPKQIVKRVKDLIDGVYSEKSGKEAERLQEQALQQARVEDMSEKDIAKEIKRLEKQMLEHARNLEFEQAARVRDQLSLLKQQLFGAAP; the protein is encoded by the coding sequence ATGCAAGAACAAAATATGACTGCCGAGCCGCAAGGCCGTTTCGTGCAATATCCGGACTCGCCGTTCGAGCTGTTCCAGCCCTATCCGCCCGCTGGCGATCAGCCTGCGGCCATCGAAAAACTGGTCGAAGGCGTCAATGATGGAGAGTCCTTCCAGACGCTGCTGGGCGTGACCGGTTCGGGCAAGACCTTCACCATGGCCAACGTGATCGCGCGTCTGGGCAAGCCAGCCATCGTGTTTGCTCCCAACAAGACGCTGGCGGCACAGCTGTACTCGGAGTTCAGGGAGTTTTTCCCGAAAAACGCGGTCGAGTACTTCGTCAGCTACTACGACTATTACCAGCCCGAAGCCTATGTGCCCCAGCGCGACCTGTTCATCGAAAAGGACAGCGCCATCAACGAGCACATCGAGCAGATGCGCCTGTCCTGCACCAAGAGCATCATGGAGCGGCGCGACGTGGTGATCGTGGCCACCGTCTCGGCCATCTACGGCATCGGCGAGCCCGAGAGCTACCACCGCATGATCATGACGCTGCGCGCGGGCGACACGCTCAACCAGCGCGACGCGATCGCGCAGCTGATCCGCATGCAGTATCAGCGCAACGATCAGGACTTCTCACGCGGCACCTTCCGCGTGCGCGGCGACACCATCGACGTGTTCCCGGCCGAGCATTCCGAGCTGGCCGTGCGTATCGAGCTGTTCGACGACGAGGTCGAGAGCCTGCAACTGTTCGATCCGCTCACAGGCCGGGTGCGCCAGAACATTCCGCGCTTCACCATCTATCCCAGCAGCCACTATGTGACGCCGCGCGACAAGGTGCTGGCGGCCGTGGAGACCATCAAGGAAGAGCTGGCCGAGCGCCTCAAGCAGCTGGTGGGCATGGGCAAGCTGGTGGAGGCGCAGCGCCTGGAGCAGCGCACGCGCTTCGATCTGGAAATGCTCAGCGAAGTGGGGCACTGCAAGGGCATCGAGAACTACACGCGCCACCTTTCGGCCTCCCAGCCCGGCGATCCGCCCAGCACGCTGACCGACTATCTGCCGCGCGACTCCATCATGTTCCTTGACGAGAGCCATCAGATGATCGGCCAGCTCAACGCCATGTACAACGGCGACCGGGCGCGCAAGACTACGTTGGTGGAATATGGCTTTCGCCTGCCGTCGGCGCTGGACAACCGCCCGCTCAAGTTCGAGGAGTTCGAGCAGCGCATGCGCCAGGTGGTCTTCGTCTCGGCCACACCGGCCGAATACGAAAAGACCCATGCGGGACAGGTGGTGGAACAGGTGGTGCGCCCCACCGGCCTGGTCGATCCCGAGATCGAAGTGCGGCCGGCCATCCATCAGGTGGACGATGTGCTGCAGGAGATCCGCCAGCGCGTGGAGCTGGAGGAGCGCGTGCTCATCACCACGCTGACCAAGCGCATGGCCGAGCAGCTGACCGAATATCTGACCGACAACGGCGTGAAGGTGCGCTATCTGCACTCCGACGTGGATACGGTGGAGCGCGTGGAAATCATCCGCGACCTGCGACTGGGGGCCTTCGATGTGCTGGTGGGCATCAACCTGCTGCGCGAAGGCCTGGATATTCCCGAGGTCTCGCTGGTGGCGATCCTGGATGCCGACAAGGAAGGTTTTTTGCGTGCCGAACGCAGCCTGATCCAGACCATCGGTCGCGCGGCGCGCAACGTCAACGGCAAGGCGATTCTGTACGCGGACCGGATCACCGAGTCCATGAAGAAAGCCATCGGCGAAACCGAAAGACGCCGCGAAAAACAGATGGCTTTCAACGAAGCCAACGGAATCGTGCCAAAGCAGATTGTCAAGAGGGTGAAAGACCTGATTGATGGTGTCTACAGCGAAAAGAGCGGCAAAGAGGCAGAGCGCCTGCAGGAGCAGGCTCTACAACAGGCGCGTGTCGAGGACATGTCAGAGAAAGACATTGCCAAGGAGATCAAGCGTCTGGAGAAGCAAATGCTGGAGCACGCCAGGAACCTGGAATTCGAGCAGGCAGCGCGTGTGCGAGACCAGCTTTCGCTTCTCAAGCAGCAATTGTTTGGGGCGGCACCGTAG
- a CDS encoding amino acid aminotransferase, which translates to MSLFTAVEMAPRDPILGLNEQFNADSNPNKVNLGVGVYFDDNGKLPLLECVQAAEKAMMEKPTARGYLPIDGIAAYDNGVKALVFGAESDVVKSGRVATVQAIGGTGGLKIGADFLKKLNPNAKVLISNPSWENHKAIFTNAGFEVGNYAYYDAATRSIDFAGMLADLNAAAAGTVVVLHACCHNPTGYDITAAQWDEVIAVVKAKGLVAFLDMAYQGFGHGIAEDGAVIGKFVAAGLNIFVSTSFSKSFSLYGERVGALSVVASDKEEAARVLSQLKIVIRTNYSNPPTHGGAVVAAVLNNPELHALWEKELGEMRVRIKAMRQKLVDGLKAAGVTQDMSFITTQIGMFSYSGLSKEQMVRLRSEFGVYGTDTGRMCVAALNSKNIDYVCKAIAAVI; encoded by the coding sequence ATGTCTCTGTTTACCGCCGTCGAAATGGCCCCCCGCGACCCCATCCTGGGTCTGAATGAGCAATTCAACGCTGACTCCAACCCCAACAAAGTGAACCTGGGCGTGGGCGTGTACTTCGACGACAACGGCAAGCTGCCCCTGCTGGAGTGCGTGCAGGCCGCCGAGAAGGCCATGATGGAAAAGCCCACCGCCCGTGGCTATCTGCCCATCGACGGTATTGCCGCCTATGACAACGGCGTCAAGGCCCTGGTGTTCGGAGCCGAGTCCGACGTGGTCAAGTCCGGCCGCGTGGCCACCGTGCAAGCCATCGGCGGCACCGGCGGCCTGAAGATCGGCGCCGACTTCCTGAAGAAGCTCAACCCCAACGCCAAGGTCCTGATCTCCAACCCCAGCTGGGAAAACCACAAGGCCATCTTCACCAACGCTGGTTTTGAAGTCGGCAACTACGCCTACTACGATGCAGCGACCCGCTCCATCGACTTCGCCGGCATGCTGGCCGACCTGAACGCTGCCGCTGCCGGCACCGTGGTCGTGCTGCACGCCTGCTGCCACAACCCCACCGGCTACGACATCACTGCCGCTCAGTGGGATGAAGTCATCGCCGTCGTCAAGGCCAAGGGCCTGGTCGCCTTCCTGGACATGGCCTACCAGGGCTTTGGCCACGGTATCGCCGAAGACGGCGCCGTGATCGGCAAGTTCGTGGCTGCCGGCCTGAACATCTTCGTGTCGACTTCCTTCTCCAAGAGCTTCAGCCTGTACGGCGAGCGCGTGGGTGCCCTGTCCGTGGTGGCCTCCGACAAGGAAGAAGCCGCTCGCGTGCTGTCGCAGCTGAAGATCGTCATCCGCACCAACTATTCCAACCCTCCCACCCATGGCGGCGCCGTCGTGGCTGCCGTGCTGAACAACCCCGAGCTGCACGCTCTGTGGGAAAAGGAACTGGGCGAGATGCGCGTGCGCATCAAGGCCATGCGCCAGAAGCTGGTCGACGGCCTGAAGGCTGCCGGCGTGACCCAGGACATGTCCTTCATCACCACCCAAATCGGCATGTTCTCGTACTCCGGCCTGTCCAAGGAGCAGATGGTTCGCCTGCGCTCCGAGTTCGGCGTGTACGGCACCGACACCGGCCGCATGTGCGTGGCTGCGCTGAACAGCAAGAACATCGACTATGTCTGCAAGGCCATCGCCGCCGTGATCTAA
- the ygiD gene encoding 4,5-DOPA dioxygenase extradiol, whose protein sequence is MSLGAASVLAAGGGWKAFSMNSTSSSLLPEQLLQQLKPSPRMPVMFLGHGSPMNVIEDTHWRQSWKALGQELTAKGIAPQLILCVSAHWLTESDWALTGMAQPRTIHDFGGFPQELFDQQYPAPGAPEVARQLAAELHSPLDGSALLVDQKWGFDHGTWSVLLPMFPEASIPVMQLSMPYGLAPEKHFEMGRQLRALRERGVLIVGSGNIVHNLRAMQRGASDNQAYDWTIQFDTEVQQRLDSGNLADLSTFLDWGPQARLAHPTHDHYLPLLYAAGAVQEGEAPRVFNTAYQYAALSMRSAIWGLSA, encoded by the coding sequence TTGTCCCTGGGCGCAGCCTCCGTGCTGGCCGCCGGCGGGGGCTGGAAGGCTTTTTCCATGAACTCCACTTCTTCTTCCCTGTTGCCCGAGCAGCTGTTGCAGCAGCTCAAGCCTTCGCCGCGCATGCCGGTGATGTTCCTGGGCCACGGCAGCCCCATGAATGTGATCGAGGACACGCACTGGCGCCAGAGCTGGAAGGCGTTGGGCCAGGAGCTGACGGCCAAGGGCATTGCGCCGCAGCTGATTCTCTGCGTCTCGGCCCACTGGCTGACCGAGTCCGACTGGGCGCTGACCGGCATGGCCCAGCCGCGCACGATTCATGACTTCGGCGGCTTTCCGCAAGAGCTGTTCGACCAGCAATATCCGGCGCCCGGCGCGCCCGAGGTGGCCAGGCAACTCGCGGCCGAGCTGCATTCGCCGCTGGACGGATCGGCCCTGCTGGTGGACCAGAAATGGGGTTTTGACCACGGCACCTGGTCTGTGCTGCTGCCCATGTTCCCCGAAGCCAGCATTCCCGTCATGCAGCTGAGCATGCCCTATGGACTGGCGCCCGAGAAGCATTTCGAGATGGGCCGCCAGCTGCGTGCGCTGCGCGAGCGCGGCGTGCTCATCGTGGGCAGCGGCAATATCGTGCACAACCTGCGCGCCATGCAGCGCGGTGCCAGCGACAACCAGGCCTATGACTGGACGATACAGTTCGACACCGAAGTGCAGCAGCGCCTGGACAGCGGCAATCTGGCCGATCTGAGCACCTTCCTGGACTGGGGCCCGCAGGCCCGTCTGGCCCATCCCACGCACGACCACTATCTGCCCCTGCTGTATGCGGCGGGTGCCGTGCAGGAGGGCGAAGCGCCGCGCGTGTTCAATACGGCCTACCAGTATGCGGCGCTGTCCATGCGCTCGGCCATCTGGGGATTGAGCGCCTGA